The region TCAAGGACGGCAACGATACCATCTGCCTCAGTCTTTACGATACCAACACCTTCAGCGAACCAGGATGTCGTGGTCTCGGTCTTGCCATCGACCTTCATGGAATATTCAATCCTGACTGCCGTGAATGCCCCAGCAGGCGCTTCGACACGTTCGACGCCTCGCACCATCGAAGTGTGTTCTGGACCATCGGCCAATTTCCAGTTCCACCTGGCCCCAAGTTTGATCGGCATTTGAATCAGACATTTGGGCGGGTCGATTTTCATACTCGACACTTGGGGTGAAGTCTCTCTGACGCTGTGAAATGCCGGGGTTTTTGGCCTTCGGGCCGCAAAACACACTGCGAGTCCTTTTTCGCTCCCGCGCCGACCGCCGGTTGTGCTTGAAAAGGTGCGGCGTTCCGACTCTCGTTGGGTTTACTACGACTCCTCGAGCGAAGGAACGCCGCATGACCCTTTCGATCCCCCTGACCCTCGTCATGGCCACCTACGGGGCTCCCTCCGAATCGGACACGCCGGCCCACCTGGGCCGATCCTTCGATGATCTGTGTACCGCGTCCGAGGGACAACTCCGGGCTCTCGTCAACGCCTTCCGGTCGGAACCCGTCACGCCGACACGAACCCTTCAGTTCGAGCAGGATGTCCAGGCCGCACTCCGCGAGTTGGGCCGGCACGTTGTCCACTACACCTACAACCACGTCGAACCGGCCGCCGTCGCCGATCAGCCCACGCACGCCCAGTTCGAGTGCGAGCGGTACACGCGGGTCCACACGAAAACGCCGCAGAACGTGTGGACCGTGTTCGGCCAAATCGTCGTCCGGCGAGTCGGCTACCGGCCGTCGCAGGCGGGTGAGCCGATGATCTTCCCGCTGGCCCACCGGTTCGGGTTGGTCCACGGGGCGAGCCCGGCCCTGGCGGCCCGGGCGTGCCAGCTCCTGGCCGAGGCCGGGACGAATCAGCAACGGGTTCTGGACCGGTTGCGGACGGACCACGGGGTCGGTTGGGGGGTCAAGAAACTGCGGCAGGTGAGCCAAGCCGTGTCGGACGAGATGGCCGAATACCGACACGATGCCCAGGTCGAACAACTCCTGACCTGGCTGGCCGCGGCGGGCGAATCGACCGGCCGGCACAAGCCGGTCGTGTGCGTCGGTCGGGACGGGATCACGCTCCGCCTGCGAGCGAAACGCGGGAGCCTATACGAGGTGGCCAGCACGGGCACGATCAGCGTGTACGACCGCCGGGCGCGGCGGCTGGGGACGGTGTACCTGGCGTACACGCCCGAATCCGGCCAGCCGACGATGAGCCGCGCGTTGACGGCCGTCATCCGCGATGTCCTCACCCGGTGGGACGGCCCGGTCCCTCGGTGGTGCTACGTGACGGACGCCGGGGACAACGAGACGGGGTATTACGACGACGCCCTCCAGGGGATGACGCACCCGCGGACCCGACAGGTCGTCGAGTGGGTCCGGGTGGTCGATTACTACCACGCGAGCGAGCGGGTGTGGACGTTGGCGAACGCGTTGTTTGGCGGCGACCGGGAGGCCGCAGGGTGGGCGAAGAAGATGCTGAAGTGGATGCTCCAACCGGGCGGGGTGAACCGGGTGCTGCACTCGGCCGCGGCATTCCGGGTGGCCCGGACGCTGCCCCGGGTCCAGAGGACGGAGTACGACCGCGCGTACGCGTACCTGCGGAATCGGATGGGACACATGGACTATGCGAGGTATCGACGGGTGGGCGTTCCGTTGGGTAGTGGGGTGACCGAGGCGGCGTGCAAGACGGTGTTCACTCAGCGGCTCAAGCTCAGCGGAATGCGGTGGACGAAGGACGGGGCGCAGACGGTCTTGAACCTGCGGGTGATCCTCCTGAGCGGGATCTGGGAGGTCGTGTATCAGCGGGTCTTGGCCGCGCGGCCGCAGCCCACAGTCGGGGGTTACGGCGCTTCGGAGCCAAACGAGATAGGAATCGCCGCGTAATCAGCACGTGAGAGAGACTTCAACCGACACTTGTGTAAAGAATACGCCCTTGTCCGAAACCAGAAAGGTGCCGACGGGGACTTCCTTCGTCTTCCCCTCGACGGACTCAATGCTGCTGACAATGACTTCTTTCGCGCCATTTTGATCCTTAACGGAGCTAACGAAGTAGGTACTCTTCTCGATCGTTTTCCGCCCATCTACAGTTCGCTCGTACCGTTTGACCCATTTATCCCCCACCTTGGTCGGGAAGTAGATTGGATGCTCTTTATTCACTGGATCGGCTAACGCAACAGCGCCCAAAAGCACCGCAACAGTGACGCCAGTAGTGAGTAGCCGAATCATGTTTTGCCCTCTCCGAGAATCGACGGATCGAATCTAAAAAGGATTGTGGGAAACAGTCTATCTTCAGTTACAAAGGGCAAACCCACCGGAGGAAGCTGTTTATTCGTCAGGCGGAAAGAGCGACCAAGCCCATCCACAGCACATAGGCCCAGGGTCGTACACGAATGAGCGATCCCTTCGCTGAACCGCCGCATCGAGTTGATCCAGATTATCGATCCACATGCGTCGTTCACGACTCGTCGCCAACACCACGTCCGCCTCGGTCCGCGCCTCCTCGAACTGGCCCAACGCAAGCCGAGCAGCGGCACGAAATGCTGGCACTTCTGGGCTTTGATAACTGTAAACGCCGCGGGGTGACGACCACGCTGTCGCGATCGCGAGTACGAGTTCAGGAGACCTGCGCTGACACGCGAAGGTCGCCGCGTCGAGTGCGTAGGCAGCTGGAACCCACCCTGCGTCGCTATCCACCTGCTCAAGCGGATATTTCGCGGCCAAATGAAGTGCCGCGAGCGCGTCTGCCGTTCTTCCCTGATCTCGGTAGTAGCGGGCAAGATACCAGTAGTGGATGAACGCGGGGTGGTGGTCGATCCAGGACCGGAAACGGCCCTCAGCGGCAGCAACCTCCGTTGGCGGTGCGAACACAGCCAACGCCATTTGGGGCCGCCACCAATCCGGATGCGCGAGAGCCGAGGCCTCGCACTCTGCAATCGCATCAGTCCGCCGTCCCAGTGACTTCAAGTAGCTAATCTTCTGATTCCTATGCCATAAATTTGCCGGTGATGCCTGTATTCGCCGGTTGTAGGCCGCAAGTCTCGCCCGCACTAGGTCTTCGCCGACGATGGGTACAACTGAAGGGGTTACCCTTGGGAGGTTCAAAACCCTTCCCGACGCTTCCCATCCTTCGTGTTCGGAGAAGTGGTAACTGACTCCCGAACCGCCCCTGCCCGCGTGAATTATCAGGACATCGTTCGAGTAATACAACTGATAGCCGGGATATGCAGACGGCACCGTGGGTAAATAGTTCGGGACGAGTTCTTCAAGATCGTATGGTAGCATCCCGTTGAGGGCCCGGTAATCGCAAATAGCCTGGACTATGTGTTGGTGACGCTCGGCAAGGCAATCGGAGGGCACATGCCATACGAGGAGCCACAGAACGAGAGAGACTGCGGAAAGGGTGCCGATGACAAGAATCCCGCGCTTCATTGGCTCCCCCGTCGACTGACCCTGGAATTGAGCAGCAAATTCGTCTGTTTTAAAACTCATCTCGACCCAGGCCACGATGCTATCAGATCCGGTGTTCTGAAGCGATCCCGCAGTTGCCATCCTAAAGTAACGGTGCTACTGTTCGGCCCAGGCCCGGAGGCTTGGAAAGAGAGGGGGAGTGATTGACCGAAAGCGAGCAGAAACGATTCAGGGTCTTCTGGACCGGATCATCTCCGAATTTGGCGGGAATGGCGTTGCCACGCTGGTTATCCGCGATCTGGACGATCCGAATCGCGGGATTATTTTCACAACCGACGATTTCGATGCGGTTTACGCCTTCATGCGAGCAAAAGGATTCCGGCAGTGACCCGCCTCTTCCTCTTCCTCGCCCTCATCCTTCTCGCTTCCCCGGCGTTGGCCGATCCGTCGATCCAGGTTGCATTCTCCCCTCACGCGGGAGCCACTGAGGCCGTGACCCAGGTCATTTCGGAATCGAAACGAACGGTCCACGTGGCGGCCTACGGATTCACATCAAAACCCATCGCACAGGCCCTCGTCGAGGCCCACCAGCGCGGCGTCGAGATCGAGGTGGTGTTGGACAAGAGCAATGCGTCAGCCCGGTATTCGGAGGCAGGGGAAATCGCCCAAGCAGGCATTCCGGTCAGGATCGACTACCGGTACGCGATCATGCACGACAAGTTTGTGGTCGTGGACGGAGTGACGGTGGAAACGGGGTCGTTCAACTACACCGCGGCGGCTGACGAGCGTAATGCGGAGAACGTGCTGGTCCTGCGGGACGCTCCCCAGGTCTCTGGAGCGTATGAAGCAAACTGGGAGAAGCTTTGGGCGGAGAGCGAGGGGAAGTAATCGTCAGGTCTTTGAACTGGGGCTCATTTCAAGGGAACGGCCTTCGATACCGGTTCAGCGACAGCCTCTCTAATCGCTGGAATGAAGCAACGTCTGCTTCTTCGGGAGATTTTGGACCGAGTGGGATAAGACGTAGCGTATCGGATATTAGCTCGACTCCGAATAAAGCCATTTTACGATCGCTTGAACATGTGGATGCACCTGCGACGTGCAAAAGCCCCGTCATCGTATAACCGGACATTACCAGAATTGGCGAATGGAATCGGAATTCCCCGCGGCCGACCATCAGGTCGTCTTGATGGACTGCGTATTTCGATGCCGAGAAGGTGATTAAGACTGCGTCTTCGAGAGTATCGATCGGCGCTTCGTGAAATTCCGGCAGGCGAGAAAAGCGAATCCGGCTGAGTTCGGCCTCATCCGGCAGTTGAGAAGTGATCACACCCTCCTGCTCAACCGAACAGAGCACCCATGTTCCGTCGAGGTGGAATCTTGGAGAGGCAGGTTCCCGAGACGAAAGAAAGCAAAGGGGCAGCAGAATCGAACCAAGCAAAACGAACAGGCTACTTCGTCCATGCATGAGGCAGATCTCCGTCGCGCGGTTATCTTCCAGATGGTATCCGGAACGGACTGTCAATGCCTCCTTGAAATTCCATAAACGGCCCCAAGCCTTGCCTTCGTTCATCCGTGAAATGGCATTCAGAAGTTGCGTCCAGCTATGAGGCATAGTAAGCAACGGACATGACCCCATCTCCCAAGGACATCGCCAACGCTGACCGTCGTTCTGAAATCGCCGGACGACAAAATGCCGAGTACGAGCAGGCCCGGACCTTCGTGGAATCCGTCCTCGGTCCCGGATTCGTCCCAGTAGGCCGGCATTATCTGGTTGACCACGACGAGGAGGAACGAGCGCGTAAGTCAGGCGGCAGGATGGCATCCGCGGCCACGGTCATCACGGCCGAGAAGGACGGCGTTCGGCGCCACGTTGCGGTGATCGGGGACGAGACCAGGGAATGCGCCTCGTACGAAGAAGGATTCGGGGTGATGCTGACCGAACCCGACCCGACGAGGGGATTCACCCACAAGGGACAGTGGTGCCGGGTGAATCGGTACTCGCTTTACTGGGCGGGCTACGAACCTGGATATACACCACGAACGGCCGAACAACTCGCCACCGCTCGCGAGAAGAGGGAAGCGAAGGCGGTGGAGCGTGAGGCAGAGGGCAATCTCTTCGCGGACGCCGTTCGGGAGGAAGGGTTTATTCCGAAACGGAGAGGGAGATGAGTCGCTACCCTCGTCAGAATAATCAGAAATTGAGCTTTTGCACCGCGCTCGTTAACTAAAATCACCTGATGTGTGTGAAGAATTTGCCCCGGATACGGTTCTCGCCCTGGACTCCTCCGCAATTTATTGCTGCTTGCCACGCGAAATGATCGATTACAAAAAGGCGAAGGACTGCGCTGTCCTCCTCCAGGGGTTGGCGGAACCGACCCGGCTTCGGATCATCGAAATGCTTCTCATGGGAAAGAAGAATGTGACCGAACTAGCCCGTGATCTGAAAACCGAGATTGTCAACGTCTCCCTCCATCTCAGAGTGCTCCGCGATGCCGGACTCGTTTTAAACGAAAAGCACGGCCGGCAGGTTGAATACTCACTCCACCCGGATTACTTCCCAGATCCTGAAGCGGCTTCCGCGGACTTCGGCTGGTGCCGGATCGAGATTTACGCGGAGGAATGAGTCGCGTCGAACTTCGAAGAGGGGTACGAGACGAAGTGGAAGAGACGGCGATTGATCAAAAGGGTTCGAAAGTACCGGCTGCGAACTGCTTTGAAAATAGAAGGAATCGTCATTTCGGCCTGCAACTTGCTCTTTTTGAGCGATCTCCCCGCACAGACTTTTATACCTCACTAGGCGACACAGGAATTTGCTCGAAATGAGTGATTTTAAACAGGCGGAGAAGTGTGCCGAAAGACTTAGCGCACTCGCGGAACCGAATCGCATGCGTATTATCGATGCCCTCCGCACCGGAAGCAGGACCGTCACCGAATTGGCCATGCTTTTAAAATCGGAGATCGTCAACGTGAGCCACCACTTGAAGATACTCCGTCTCGCTGGCTTGGTCGAAGCCAAGAAATTCGGGCGGTTTATGGAATACGCACTGTCATCCGAATGGACTTCGGATAAGGGGGCGGTCTCCGTGGATCTCGGGGTGTATCGTGTAGTGCTTCCGGCGGTGGAGTAGTTCCAAACAACCGATTAAGGTTTTATTCGGGTACCAGTAAAGAGAGAATGCGGTCTTTCGCCTTGGCGAATCTGGTTTAAACACGACTTGGGTTGCACTACGCCATGCCTCAGCCGGCTGATGAGGAAAGAAACGCAAAAGAAACGGTTAGTATGCTCGGCGCGGACCTTCTGCCGGGAAACGCCGTGTATATGAGCGTGGGTAACCGCGTAGAGAAGGCCCGCGCCGACGAGGAAGACAGGGCTCGCGTGGTTGGGCTCTGTTCAAGAGCAAGTAGCCCGGAAGGTCGGGTCGATATTCAGATGCGAGGCGTATTGGCACTAACGGTTGCAGAATGGGATGCGGTCGCAGGAACTGACGGGGGTTTGAAAACCGGCAGGCGTTACTTTCTGAGCGAGACGACCCCGGGTGCAATCGTTGCCACTGCCCCCGAAAAAGTGGGTAACTACGTCGTTGCGGTGGGAATTGCGATCAGCGCGACCGAGATGGAACTCAAGCGGGGAATACCGCACCTGCTGTAATTAACGCTGGCAATCCGGCAGGAATAAACGGTTCAGTTTTTGCCGAGGCATCCATCCACCACCCAGCACCCTCTCACGTGAGGCCCCGGCCCCCGGCAGTGGCTCAGCACCTGGTCGTCGCAGCACCCGCTGTCTTGCAAAGCATCGGCCAGGATCGGCATTAGCGAGAAGTCTCGGGAGTCGTACATCTGGCGGGCAAGCGTGGTGACGGTGGAGGTGAGCCAGGAGGGGTCGAAGGAGACGGGGCAGGTTTTGTTCCCGAAGATGTCCCGACTGATGCCGGCTATCGCTATTCGCACCCGCGCCATCCTGTCCCGTGCGGCCTGTGTAGACGAGCGGGCGAACGAATGCCAAGTAACGAGGGCCCTGAGACAGTAGTCCACAGCGTCACCTTCTCCTCCGGTCAGAATGGTCCCAGGTCGGGGCCGGAGGGTCAAGAGTACCGCGCGGGAGAGGTCAGCCCGAGTCTGGCTGGACTGTCCCTCCACCCGCCAAGCCTCTGTGTTCAGGGCCAAGTCCCATGCTGAAGAGACGGCCTGTGCGACCGCGTCTTCCGAGTGCGTCGGTTCTCGGGTGGTTACGACATCCACCCAGCGGGTATTTGCAGCCGTTTCTGCCTCTGGGTCGTCAGCGCACAACTCGGCGGTGTCAAGGGTGAGCGCAAAGCGGGGGTCGTAGAACTCATCTGAACGTACCCGGCAAGCCGCGACCATCAGCAGCCGCCGTTGGCGGGTCGAAGCCCGGTTGCGGGCGGCGTTGTATGCCAAACTTGTAACCTGCACACCTCGACCCATCGTCAGATTCTCCCGAGCAGTAAGTCTAAAGCCCAACAACCGCGGGTATGGACCGTTTCCGAGCGGCAGTGGTTCAGGAGGTCGGGGTTGTCGCAGGAGGCTTCCTCAAGAGCGTCAGCGAGGATCGGGAGGCGGTCGAAAGCGCGGTCAGTATAGATGCCTTGAGCTAGAGAAAGAACGGTGGGGGTTTGCCAGGCAGGGTTGAGTGTTGCGGGGCGGAAGGGGTTGAAGACATCTCGGGCCACCTGCGCGGCCATTGCCGCAAGCTCGGCCGTTATTAAGGCTTCGCGGACTAAACCATCGCGGGTGAGAAATGACCAGAATATGCGAAAGGTATTCTTGCTCATCGCTGCTTGGTACATCCAAGACAACCAGAACAGTGGCCCGTCGCCGGGATAATATTGCTCGTGGAACGCTTCTTGAAGCCTCTTTGCCGCGGTTTTGGACTTGCTGTTGTCTGCAAATCGCTCTCCGATTTCCAGTCCTTTCAGAAGTCGTTCACTGCCTTTGAAGTTTTGGGCATGGTGCCGGGTCACCGCACACGCAAACAGTCTCAGCTTCCGATCGCTGACCTTCCCCCGGAGGAATTCCAGCATCGGTGTGGGGTCGGGGGAGTAGAGCCATTCGGATTCGGTCATGGGGGGATTTTATCAGAGAATTGAAGGGTTTGTGCGTCTCCCTTCGGGCCGGTCCCTCCGCGGCTCGCTCGACGCTCGGCCGCTACGCGGCTGAACCGCTTTGGCACCTGACGCAAGAAAGTGCTTGGCTAGGGCATCTGTCCGCGCTACCCTCCGTCTTGCACGGGCAATCCCGTCCGGTGAACCAGTGAGGGAATATGAGTCAGCCAGGTATCGGTGCGATGGTGCATTATCTGACCGGCGGGTCGAAGCACGATCCGAAGGAGTATTACGGAAAGAGAATCACGAGCGCGGAGTTTGCGGACAACCGCCTGCTGATCGGCTTCGAGGGCGGGGTCCGAATCGCTATCTTCGATGACGGCCAGAGTTGCTGCGAGTCCCGGTACATGACCACCGCTGACGACGTGACGTGGCTTGTTGGGAAGACCCTCAAGGCGATCGCCGCGAAGGAGGGGCCGGAAGTTGAGGGCGAATGCGGCGACTCCCACGAGCAGGTCTTCCTCGAAATCGAAACGCCTGACGGTAGCATCACCTTTGCGAATCACAACGAGCACAACGGATATTACGGCGGCTTCGGGCTGACGATCGAAGAAGTTGAAAGAGAGGTGGCATGACGCGGACGGTGATTTTCGATATCGACGGCACGTTGGCGGACGCAACCCATCGACTTCATCACGTCACGAAAGAACCCAAGAACTACGACGCCTTCTTCGCCGCAGTTGGGGATGACCCTGTCATCGAACCGATCCGCGAGTTGGCCCAGGTGCTTGCCAGGCAGGATTACAAGATCATC is a window of Fimbriiglobus ruber DNA encoding:
- a CDS encoding phospholipase D family protein; the protein is MTRLFLFLALILLASPALADPSIQVAFSPHAGATEAVTQVISESKRTVHVAAYGFTSKPIAQALVEAHQRGVEIEVVLDKSNASARYSEAGEIAQAGIPVRIDYRYAIMHDKFVVVDGVTVETGSFNYTAAADERNAENVLVLRDAPQVSGAYEANWEKLWAESEGK
- a CDS encoding ArsR/SmtB family transcription factor — protein: MSDFKQAEKCAERLSALAEPNRMRIIDALRTGSRTVTELAMLLKSEIVNVSHHLKILRLAGLVEAKKFGRFMEYALSSEWTSDKGAVSVDLGVYRVVLPAVE
- a CDS encoding ArsR/SmtB family transcription factor, with product MIDYKKAKDCAVLLQGLAEPTRLRIIEMLLMGKKNVTELARDLKTEIVNVSLHLRVLRDAGLVLNEKHGRQVEYSLHPDYFPDPEAASADFGWCRIEIYAEE
- a CDS encoding DUF7448 domain-containing protein; amino-acid sequence: MSQPGIGAMVHYLTGGSKHDPKEYYGKRITSAEFADNRLLIGFEGGVRIAIFDDGQSCCESRYMTTADDVTWLVGKTLKAIAAKEGPEVEGECGDSHEQVFLEIETPDGSITFANHNEHNGYYGGFGLTIEEVEREVA